A stretch of the Nematostella vectensis chromosome 1, jaNemVect1.1, whole genome shotgun sequence genome encodes the following:
- the LOC5506333 gene encoding histone acetyltransferase KAT5, producing MAAAKKQPKMAEMNGEIECDVKEGCRMPVRMNNSDEWPLAEIISKREKGDEFEYYVHFIDFNKRLDEWVTEDRLDKTRIQLPKKEDTKKISKGAAGSRPPSPERDMVNGTGPRTNKILTGRKRKANAMDKSSDEILIDSQDSPTKDTPPTKMSSLRQHGSLVQDRSNDDIVTRMKNIQMVQLGKFRIKPWYFSPYPQEFTNLPMVYLCDFCLKFVKSFHCLKRHMVKCNLFHPPGNEIYRNGTISFFEIDGRKNKQYAQNLCLLAKMFLDHKTLYYDTDPFLFYIMTESDGAGFHIVGYFSKEKESTEDYNVACILTLPQYQRKGYGKLLIEFSYELSKFEGKTGTPEKPLSDLGLLSYRSYWSQTILEILVGLKSEDGNPPSITINEICELTSIRKEDVVSTLQHLGLIHYYKGQYILSLGKEVLEGHRRAMSKRKIRIDSNCLHWNPKDWAKRGKW from the exons ATGGCCGCCGCCAAGAAACaacccaagatggcggaaatgAACGGGGAAATCGAG TGTGACGTTAAAGAGGGCTGTAGAATGCCTGTAAGAATGAATAATTCTGACGAATGGC CATTGGCAGAAATCATCAGCAAGAGAGAAAAAGGAGACGAATTTGAATATTATGTTCATTTCATCGATT TTAATAAAAGGCTGGATGAATGGGTCACAGAAGATAGACTTGACAAAACAAGAATACAACTTCCTAAAAAGGAGGACACcaagaaaataagcaaaggCGCAGCAGGCTCTCGACCCCCATCTCCCGAAAGAGATATGGTCAATGGCACTGGACCAAGAACAAACAAGATTCTGACGGGAAGGAAACGGAAAGCTAATGCCATGGACAAGTCTTCAGATGAAATTCTG ATTGATAGTCAAGATAGCCCAACCAAAGACACTCCCCCAACTAAAATGAGCAGCCTGCGTCAGCATGGTAGTTTAGTACAAGATCGCAGCAATGATGATATTGTCACCAGAATGAAGAATATCCAGATGGTGCAGCTTGGCAAATTCCGTATTAAGCCCTGGTACTTCTCACCATATCCACAAGAGTTCACCAATCTTCCTATGGTCTACCTGTGTGATTTTTGCCTTAAATTTGTCAAAAGCTTTCACTGCTTAAAGCGGCACATG GTAAAGTGCAACCTGTTTCATCCACCTGGAAATGAAATCTACAGAAATGGAACAATATCATTCTTTGAAATTGATGGAAGAAAAAACAAG CAATATGCACAGAACCTTTGTTTGTTGGCGAAAATGTTCCTGGATCACAAGACGCTGTACTACGATACTGACCCATTTCTTTTCTACATCATGACTGAGTCAGATGGCGCGGGATTCCACATTGTGGGATACTTCTCTAAG GAGAAGGAGTCAACGGAGGATTACAATGTTGCATGTATTTTGACATTACCACAGTACCAGCGTAAGGGTTATGGAAAACTGTTGATAGAGTTTA GTTATGAGCTCTCCAAGTTTGAAGGGAAGACGGGCACACCCGAAAAGCCCCTCTCTGATCTAGGCTTGCTGTCCTATCGTAGCTACTGGTCTCAGACTATATTAGAAATATTAGTAGGCCTCAAATCTGAAGATGGAAACCCTCCAAGTATCACCATTAA TGAGATCTGTGAGCTGACCAGCATTCGGAAGGAGGACGTAGTGTCCACCTTACAACACCTTGGCCTCATCCATTACTACAAGGGGCAGTACATCTTGTCCTTGGGCAAGGAAGTCCTTGAGGGACACAGGCGTGCCAtgtcaaaaaggaaaataagaaTAGACTCAAATTGCCTGCATTGGAACCCTAAAGACTGGGCTAAACGAGGAAAATGGTGA
- the LOC5506311 gene encoding ras-related protein Rab-3: MASVDNKSWQKDAADQNFDYMFKLLIIGNSAVGKTSFLFRYADDSFTSAFVSTVGIDFKVKTVFRNDKRVKLQIWDTAGQERYRTITTAYYRGAMGFILMYDITNEESFQAVQDWSTQVKTYSWANAQVILVGNKCDMEEERVVSYDRGKQLADQLGLEFYETSAKDNTNVKKVFERLVDIICDKMSQSLDTDPTIVSGQKPGTTKLTAERPKQNQDNCAC; encoded by the exons ATGGCGTCGGTAGACAACAAATCGTGGCAGAAAGATGCTGCGGACCAAAATTTTGATTATATGTTTAAGCTTTTGATTATTGGCAACTCCGCCGTTGGAAAGACATCATTTCTCTTTCGCTATGCCGACGATTCGTTCACTTCTGCTTTCGTTTCTACCGTCGGAATTGATTTCAAAGTCAAGACGGTTTTTCGAAACGACAAACGAGTGAAATTGCAAATTTGGGACACAG CCGGACAAGAAAGATATCGCACGATTACAACAGCTTACTACCGGGGAGCAATGGGTTTTATCCTGATGTACGATATTACGAACGAGGAATCGTTCCAAGCAGTCCAAGACTG GTCCACACAAGTCAAGACATACTCCTGGGCAAATGCACAAGTTATCCTTGTTGGTAACAAGTGTGACATGGAGGAAGAACGAGTTGTTTCATATGACCGTGGCAAACAGCTTGCAGATCAACTTGGGTTAGAATTCTATGAAACTAGTGCAAAGGATAACACCAATGTGAAAAAGGTGTTTGAACGACTTGTGGATATCATTTGTGACAAGATGTCTCAGAGTCTGGATACAGATCCCACCATTGTAAGTGGCCAGAAGCCAGGTACCACCAAACTGACAGCAGAGAGGCCAAAACAAAACCAGGACAACTGTGCTTGTTGA
- the LOC5506318 gene encoding L-2-hydroxyglutarate dehydrogenase, mitochondrial codes for MLKTSFLLSKRNAVTLSRVLATGISGRNVRHLNLQPSEHYDVAIVGGGIVGLATARELILRHPKLTFCVLEKEKELSMHQSGHNSGVIHCGIYYTPGSLKAKLCVQGLDLTYQYCDEHNIPYKKCGKLIVAVEDKEIPLLNNLYERGKKNGVKDLTMVDKRGIKEIEPHCEGMFAIVSPNTGIVDWAQVALAYGDDFRKGGGDIFTGYEVTDFKCASESGKSQEKEAGLTHPVTVFTNNKQTIKCRYVITCGGLYSDRLAEKSGCNREPRIVPFRGDYLVLKPEKCHLVKGNIYPVPDPNFPFLGVHFTPRMDGSVWLGPNAVLAFAREGYNLLDINLRDLADALAFRGLRQLMFKYFSFGVGEYYRGLNHAAQVKQLQKYIPSVTANDVVSGPSGVRAQALDRDGNLVDDFVFDGGVGEIGSRVLHVRNAPSPAATSSLAIARMVADKAAERFTL; via the exons ATGCTGAAAACAAGCTTTTTATTATCAAAGCGCAATGCTGTAACGCTATCGCGAGTGCTGGCTACTGGGATATCAGGGCGAAATGTGAG ACACTTGAACTTACAACCATCAGAACATTATGATGTTGCTATTGTTGGTGGTGGCATAGTTGGGCTCGCTACTGCAAGGGAACTCATTCTAAGACATCCCAAGCTCACGTTCTGTGTCCTTGAAAAGGAGAAGGAGCTAT ctaTGCACCAATCAGGTCATAACAGTGGCGTCATTCATTGTGGTATATACTATACTCCTGGTTCACTAAAAGCCAAGCTTTGTGTACAGGGTTTGGACCTTACTTATCAGTATTGCGATGAGCATAACATTCCCTACAAGAAATGTGGCAAG TTAATAGTTGCTGTAGAGGATAAAGAGATTCCCTTGTTGAACAATTTATATGAAAGGGGCAAAAAGAATGGTGTAAAAGATCTGACAATGGTTGATAAGAGAGGGATCAAGGAAATTGAACCACATTGTGAG ggcaTGTTTGCTATTGTCTCTCCAAACACTGGTATTGTGGATTGGGCACAGGTAGCCCTAGCCTATGGGGATGACTTTAGAAAAGGTGGTGGGGACATATTCACTGGATATGAA GTAACTGATTTCAAGTGTGCCTCTGAGAGTGGAAAGTCACAAGAAAAAGAAGCAG GTCTCACACATCCTGTAACAGTTTTCACTAATAACAAG CAAACCATCAAATGTCGCTACGTCATCACTTGTGGAGGGTTGTACTCGGATCGGCTCGCCGAGAAGTCGGGCTGCAATAGAGAGCCAAGGATTGTGCCATTTCGAGGCGATTATCTCGTCCTTAAACCTGAGAAATGTCACTTGGTGAAAGGGAACATTTACCCA GTGCCCGACCCGAACTTCCCGTTTCTGGGTGTCCACTTCACTCCGCGAATGGATGGCAGTGTTTGGCTTGGCCCTAATGCTGTCTTGGCGTTTGCTCGCGAGGGATACAACCTTCTGGACATCAACTTGAGGGACTTGGCCGACGCTCTGGCTTTCAG GGGCCTAAGGCAGCTGATGTTTAAATACTTCTCGTTCGGTGTGGGCGAGTATTACCGAGGACTGAACCATGCGGCGCAAGTCAAACAACTACAAAAGTACATCCCTTCTGTAACCGCTAATGACGTTGTAAG TGGACCATCAGGAGTTCGTGCCCAGGCCCTTGACCGTGATGGCAACCTTGTGGACGATTTCGTGTTTGACGGGGGCGTGGGCGAGATCGGGAGTCGTGTACTGCATGTGAGGAATGCGCCCTCACCCGCCGCCACATCCTCACTAGCTATCGCTCGTATGGTGGCCGACAAAGCCGCCGAGAGATTCACCTTATAA